GCTGGAGCAATTAGTCATTCTATTTTAGCTAATTGTTAAGTGAGAATATTATGTTTAAGTCATTATTTGTTCATAGAGATtcatttcaaaaatgaaaaggtGTATTTCTAACCAAGGTGAGCTtcgttcatatatatattttttatttggccGAATGTTGAATGTCAGTATGTTTCATGTGCATTATTGTGTCTATAGCtcctgcaaataaataaaaggcgcAAGTTTGTCACTTCAATCATAAGTGAACACGTATGCAATATTTACAGAATACAATATTTACAGAAGCtgtcaataatgaatgaataatgaatttcttatgtaggcctactgtatatactccattgtaacttaagatcctgagcaagatgaattgttcgttgtgagtttgataaaatgctttaagttataatttgcttatggcaataaaaaatgaaaaacaagttaaaatgggTAAATCTTCTAACATATTTTTGATTGTTCATTGTCTTTCCTGACACACTCCAATTCGTCTTAAAACACACTAGACCTgcttattctgtgcatttttagcacgttttgtgtgaaatcatatttattttgtccatcaaaagtgtgctgtcactttaattgagcgtgagcggcgctgcaaaaatagactcggcgcCGAAACCATCGCTGCAGCGCTGCTCACGCGACGCTCCTGCTTGACGCTCACGCGCTGCTCCTGCTCCCGGTGTGAAtgcactcatttgttaacatgcaCGCCGAAAGAAATACGCGCCGCTCACGCTGGCGGTGTGAAACCGGCTTAATGATGACCAATTTGGTGTTGAACTGAATATAATGAATGTAAAGTAATAAATCAGACATTTACCTCTCATCCTGCAGCATTTGAAAATCAGCACGACTGTCACTAGCAGATATGGAGAAACTGCCAGAACAGAACTGAGTGTGTGGAGGACAGAGATCTGAGATCCTGAATGAGACGCTGAAGAagagacacacaaacactttaTCAAGCTCCATATCTGAACGAGAACATAAGAAGAAATAAATCAGCTCAGTTTCATTGACTCTCACCTGTGACTGAGATCCAGCTCTTGGGTGACTCTCCTCTCTCTCGGTGTTTGCAGGAGTAGAAACCCTCGTGTGACTTTGAGACAGTAGAGATGATCATCTCTGTAGTTTGACTCTGGATGAGTGACCCATCTTTATAGAAATCAGCTCTGAGGTTTGGTGGAGTTGTGTGTCGATCTAAACAGCGTAGAGTCAGAGTTTCTCCTTCAGTCACAGGATGAACAGGACTCTCCAGAATCACATCAGCTACAGAAACAGAGCAAACATCAACTGACAAATAGTACGATTATAGTAAGAATGAATCAACAATGTggtgacaacaacaaaaacaacaacaacaacaacaacaataataataatgcattttatttagagATGCTTTTCAAAACACTCAAAAACACCTTAAACTTAATGACAATCTTAAATTACAAGGCAGTAATACGATCAAAATAATTTCTATTCAACATTAAGATAAtccataaattaaaattaatcagTTAAAGCTAATTGAAAAAGATGAGTTttaagacactttttttttttttttaatgacaaaagtCAAAGTTTGAGCAATGGCTTAATAGTCAAAGGTTTAATAGTCTAACAGATTGTCATTCAGGAATAAGATTGTGTGGATGGTTGAATTGAGATCACAATCCAGCTATTTAAAtccaaaacataaaattagggttttgtgaaatgaataaatatagaaACACAGACTCACGGTGTACAGTGATATTAACAGGATGATATTTCTCTCCAGATTCAGACTCACACCAGTACACTCCAGTGTCATGTGTGATGGTGGGGCTGATTGTACATGTAGATCCTGTTTGTGATCCCGACACTGATGATGAACAATCTTCCAGCTTCTCCCAGCTGTCTGTGTATCTTCTCACTGTCCATCCAGTAGAGTTACTCTGGTCCTCAcagctcagagagagagagtcagatGTGAAGTGTTGAGTTCTGTTGGGTCTGACGATCAGAGAGACTGGAGgagaaacacctgagaagacaattACAGCTACAGTTTAGAAATCAATCAAgacagttttattgataaaACACTTTACACAActtacattgtttcaaagcagcttttcagaaaaatattaaagttCTAATATCTGAAAATCCATAAGTCAACACTGAATATTTCTAAAACTTCATAAACAAAATTACACCTTAATATATTTGTCATTATGCCATCAGCAATCAAACTAAAGACAGCTGTGACAACCAACAAAAACCTCCATAAGCTGTTActattggagaaaaaaaaccttgggagaaaccagactcaacTCGGGGGTCAGTTCTTCTTTGCCTGTACAGCCTGTACAGGCAAAGAAGCCTtatattaggcttgtttgagtaGTATTCATAGTTAGCTGAGAttgttgtgtatttatttacttagatATAATcagtgatgggcagtagcgtcgctacaagtagtaacgctactagtttaactacatttctcagtagcgtggcgGTAGCttcactgctttctgaatcaaatagcttttcacattttccaaagaaagcattctgaaactcgagctcaaatcagaaatataacagctacggatcactgatcctggatcagtaagtgacgccacagacactcaagcctcgttcagactgtcagcccaaatccgatTTTGTGCTTATCCAGATGGAATCGGatttgaataactgactgtCCACACAGCATATCGCAACTGTTCATATGCGAATTGTGTGTCCATAAGCACTCTTTCGTTTTTACTGAATGTGCATTGGTTTCTATGGTAATACCCTTGAGTTGTTATGACTACgttaaaaacaacagtaacagcAATACAGTTTGCAATACAGAAAATAGAATACGGAAATAGGTCTGGTATCTGATATCTAAACTAGGacagtattaataatataacataaacGTCTCGAATGAAGATGACGGGTGGGTTGAAGCCgtgttttattaaatcaagcaaattaGCAGAAATATGGACAAAGAGACAACAAAAAACTAGGGTGCAAAGCGCAAGGCCAAACAATTACCTTTAGAGGGGGAAAATACAACAAGAGCGGtaaacaaattcaaacagaaagaatgCGCAAAGTCATGAAATTGTTCTGGTTTCAAAGCGTCGCCCCATGAAAAACCTCgcaatttatatctcacaacggTGTGACGAGGCCTAGCGCTGTTAAGCACACGGATAAAGTCAAGATACCTCTCAGTTTTAGGGGTACTTACGAGGGACCAGTCTGGTGTGTGAAAGAGTTAGAACAAtcatttgtgtttgtgatgttcTTATTGTCTCTATAAAGATTTGTACGTTTATATCCATTTATGAACGCTGTTACAGAATTTGTCTTAGTGACATGCaatggaatattttattaaaagataaCGCAGAGGACTGATTGAGTAACACTCGGTCAAGGGTTCGTTCAAGTACCGTAAACCTGTAACTTTAtcgtaattatttaaaaaaatacatacaagcATCACGCCTGCCACTTTTGTAACTGACTGATATTTAAgctaaacaaacatttgcaattgtgaAAAATTAAGATAATTAAGACGCGTTAAAAACTGCCGACCGCATTCTTTCTTAAAGAAGAGCAGACAGACATGACAACGCTCAATTACAGGATCTGTTTGGAGTTGGCattccttatttttaaaaacatttgtcaacatgatttcttttgtaatatcatGTTTGGCCTTGTATTTACTAGGAATTgaatctttgtaaaaataagaaaagtaataaataaaaaaatgaaaatgatatagaTTTAAGAGACTTGTGAACCGTTAAAACTTAACAACAGTATtaccactattaataagcagtcttAACAACAAAGCATATTGTGGCGGGGGTGAGGAATCACACACGACAACAAGACTGTTGACGTCAAGAAaaaccccggagggtggatttattcgTGCAGTATTGTGAGTTCGTGGTGTGGTGCTCCGTGTAGTGTTCCCGCTTAATCCTCGTGTGCCTTCCAAGTAGTGGGTCGGTGTGGTGCTCCGTGGATCGGCAGGACCGGTCACCCGCTGTCTTCTGGTAGGGAGGAGAGAGAACAACATTAGTTGTGGAGACTTCCTTGGAACTCACCAGAGTGTGCGTGAAAGGTGGCTTATAAAGGGCGGTGTCTGATGAGCTCCAGGTGTGACCGGTCTGCCGGTGATGCGTGGCGCAGGTGTGCACCCTTTGTTTCCAGAGCGACGCTGATGACGGCTCGGGACACGTGTCACACTCCCCAAGCGTTGTCCTGGTGCTCCTACACAACGGGGAAGACAGGGGTGGGTGGGTGGTGAACCCTGACAGACCTGCGAAAGCTGCCCAGCCACGGGAGAGTCCATCCGCATTGGCATTGGCCGTTCCGGCCCGATGTTGTACGTCAAAGTGGAAGTCCTGGAGCGCCAGGAACCACCGAGTCACCCGCGCGTTGGGTCTCCTTAGCTCGGGCCATCCACTGCAGGGGAGCGTGGTCGGTGACGAGGGTGAACTTCCGCCCGAGGAGGTAATATCGgagctccaggactgcccacttAACGGCCAACGCTTCTCTCTCTACCGTGGCATAGCGACGTTCCGCGGGGGTCAGCTTCCGACTGATGTAGACCACCGGGTGTTCCTCGCCGTCTACTACCTGGGAGAGGACGGCTCCCAACCCGGTGTCGGATGCGTCCGTCTGCAGTAGGAAGGGGCAGCTGAAATCCGGGGCCCGTAGGATGGGCTCGGTCGTGAGGGCCGCCTTCACCTGTTGGAACGCCTGGTCCGTCTCACGGTTCCAGACGATCTTCTCGGGCTGCCCCTTCTGGATCAAGTCTGTCAGGGGAGCAGCTAAGGAGGAGAAGTTAGGGATAAAACAGCGGTAATACCCTGCCAACCCCAAAAAGGCTCGTACCTGGGTCTTGGTCGTGGGAACCGGTGTGGAGAGGATAGCCGCCACTTTCTTCTCCTGGTGCCGGACGACACCCCGTCCCACCTGGAAGCCCAGGTACTTGGCGTCGAAGAGGGCCAGGTGGCATTTCCGGGGGTTGGCAGTCAGTCCAGCCCTGCGAAGCTCCAtcagatttagatttagatttagtcattttgcagacgctttaatccaaagcgacttacaattggggaatacataaagcgattcatcttgaagaggcaatcagacagacgaagtgcttgcaacaccaagtctcaggcattgttcaaataaatacaaactaccaaaggaaggaataagtaaagattattattattttttttttttaagtttaggatgaagtcaagtgctgtcgaaagagatgagttttcagttgttgcttgaagattgacagggatccagtattccggataggggtgggaagatcgttccaccagccaggaatggtgaacgagaatgttctggagagtgattttgagcctctctgtgatggtaccacgaggcgtcgctcactcgcagatctcagatttctggaggggatgtagtttgttaatagagagtgcaagtaaacgggtgctgagccagtggttgttctatatgcaagcatcagtgtcttgaacttgatgcgagccgcgactggtagccagtgcagggagataaagagaggtgtaacatgggctcttttgggttcgttgaagaccagtcgtgccgctgcattctgaatcatttgtagaggtttgactgtgttagacggaagtccagccagaagagcattgcaatagtccagcctagaaatgacaagggcctggacaagaagttgtgcagcatgctctgtcagaaagggcctgatctttctgatgttatatagtgcaaacctgcaagatcgaccagtctttgcaatgtggtctttttgaaggtcagctgatcatcaaagattacaccaagatttctgaccgaagttgatggggttattgttgatgaacctaactggatcgtgaagtcatgctgtagagtcggagtggcagggaggacaagaagctcagtctttgccaggttgagctgcaggtgatgttctttcatccatgccgagatgtccgccaggcaacctgagatccttgcagctaccgttggatcatctggttgaaaagagaggtagagctgtgtgtcatcagcgtagcaatggtatgagaatccatgtgcctgtatgatgggacccagtgatgtagtgtatgtggagaagaggaggggcccaagaactgatccctgaggaactgCAGTGACCAGtatatgtgctttggatacctcccctctcCAGgtcaccctgaaagacctaccagtgagataggattcaaaccagcgaagtggaatgccagtgatgcccagtgatgagagggtggacattagtatctgatgattgacagtgtcaaaagcggcagatagatccagcagaatgaggactgatgatttggaatcagcttttgcaattcgcagggcttcagtgaccgagagaagcgacACCCTCCGCAACCGTTCGAGGTGTTCCTCCCAGCTTTCCGCGTGTATGATGACATCATCCAAATAGGCCGCTGCGTAGGCCTGGTGGGGCCGTATTAGGACATCCATCAGCCGTTGGAAGGTGGCTGGGGCCCCGTGTAGGCCGAAGGGGAGAACCCGGTACTGCCTGTTGCCACTAGGGGTCGAAAAGGCGGTCTTAGGTTTTGCGGACTCGGTTAGCGGCACCTGCCAATATCCCTTTGTGAGGTCGAGCGTCGAGATGAACCGCAGGGCCGCTGCCTCACGATGGTCCCAGTCGGGCGCGGATGTCGTGGTGGAGGACGTTGGTCCGCCCGGGCAGGGGGGAGAACAAATCGGAGAACTGACTGACCAGATGTTGCAGCTCCGTCTTCTGGGCAGCCGAGAGATGGGGGTTGACGTCGACAACCACGGGGTCTGAGGTGGCAAGGGCCGACAGTTGAGCCCGGCTCCCAACCCACCGTTTCAAGAGATTGACATGATAGAGTTGCTCCTCTCGTCGGCGGCCAGGCTGACGTACCCGATAGGTGACTGGCCCAACTCATTTGGTGACGGTGTACGACCCCTGCCAGGTGGCCAGGAACTTGCAAGCGGCTGAGGGGACCAACACCATCACATGGTCCCCCGGCTGAAACTCCCGTGGTTGGGCTGCCCGGTTGTAGTGACGTTGCTGGGCTTGTTGGGCCTTGGTGAGGTGTTCCCGGACTAACGGCATCACTCTGTCGATCCTCTCCCTCATGTCGCACACATGCTCGATCGTGGATCGGAAGGCGGCTGGCTGTTGCTCCCAGGCTTCCCTCGCAATGTCCAGGAGTCCTCGAGGCTGGCGGCCGAACAGCAACTCGAAGGGGTAAACCCGGTGGAGGCCTGGGGAACCTCCCGGATCCCGAATAGCACGTAAGGGAGCATCCGGTCCCAGTCGCGCTTGTTCTCGGCAGCCACGCGGCGAAGCATTTGCTTGAGGGTTTGGTTGAATCTCTCTACCAAGCCGTCCGTCTGGGGATGGTAAACGGTGGTTTGACCTTCAGGAGGCGACAGAGGTCCACCATTAGCCGGGACATGAACGGCGTGCCTTGGTCAGTCAGTATCTCCGCTGGGATGCCGACTCGGCTACTCAAGAGGAACAGCTCCTGGGCGATGGCCTTGGAGGTGGCCTTACGAAGGGGGATTGCCTCTGGGTACCGGGTGGCATAGTCGACAATCACCAGGATGTGTTCATGGCCACGGGCGGACTTCGGCAACGGCCCTATCAGGTCCATCCCGATGCGCTCGAAGGGCACCTCGATGATGGGTAGCGGAATCAGCGGGCTGGGGGGAGGAGTCCTCGGTGAGGTCCGTTGGCAAGTCGGGCAAGCTTGACAGAAGCGCCTCACATCGGCCTCCAGGCCTGGCCAATGGAAACGGTCCCTGATGCGTTGGGTGGTATTCTGCACTCCGAGGTGGCCTGCCATCGGGTGGGCGTGGACTAGTTCCATCATGACCTCTGTTTTGGCTTTCGGCACTACCAACAGCGATTTTTCCTCCCCCCTCCGCTGAGCGACACAGTAAAGCAGGCCATTTTGGATGCGGAAGTGGGGGATCGGGTGCGGCGCTGGCAGGACCTCTTTCCCCTCGATTACCCGCACTTGCGTCCAACAGTGCTTCAGGCGGTCATCCCCGTGCTGCTCCTTTGCGAACGATCCCCTTTGAGGATCCTACTTTGAGAGGGGGACTCACCATCTCGGGCGCTGTCGGATGCCAGCAACACGGGGCGACGGCGGGGACTGCGTCTGGGTTTTCGGCGACGGCGGTTCCAGGCCGGGCTGACAGGCTGGCTGGCTGGCGGCGGTAAGGAGCCGTTCGAAACCCGGCCAGTCTCTCCCGAGGAGGACGGGGACCGGCAGGTCCTTTAGAATTCCCACTTCCACTGGCCAGGTTCCATGGGCCGCCGAGATGTTGATCCGCCGCGCGGGTATCTGCCGCATGTCCCCATGGACGCAGGTTACGGACAGGAGGGCCTTGGACTCGGCCTGCGAGGGAAGGACGGCCGGTTGGACGAGGCTTATGGCGCTGCCTGAGTCCAGGAGGGCGGGGAATGGACGTCCGTTAATCCGTACCTCCGTCTGTGGGGCGGCGAGGGGCGGGTCCTGGTGTAGGGAGCAGCCTGTCAGCCAGGCCCGGTTTGGAGAGCGGGGCGGTTCGGTGGGCATGGGCTCATCCTGGGGGCCGGGAACCGCTGGCCTGTTTACCGGTCGCGGGGTGCCCTCCGGCGTGCGTCGCTCCTGGACCACCCTCCGGGGAAAAGGCGGCACTCGCTCCCCCGCCTCTCGGTGAAGGGTGGCATCCGCGAGTTCGATGGCCTTGACGACTTCCCCGATGGTAAGGGGGTTGCGCATCCCAGCGGCTTGCCGAAGGGGGCGGGGTAGAGCTCGGAGAAGCCTGTCCACGACGACCCTTTCGGCGACTTGATTGGCCGTGGGGTTACCGACGAGGAGCCAATGTCGAGCCAGACGCGAGAGCTCGGCTGCCTGGGCGTGGGCCGGTAGGCGGGGCTTGTACTCCCAGTCCTGGAACAGTTGGGCCGCTCGGATAGGGGACAGGCCCACTCTAGCCAGGACTCCGGGGATAACGCGAAGTAGGCTCGCTGCGCCTCTCCGGTCAGAAGGGGAGCGATAACCCGGGCCCATTCCTCTTGCGGCCAATCCTCCCGGAGCGCGACGGCCTCGAACATTTGGAGGAAGTGTTCTACGTCGTCGTGGACAGTCTTCTTAGGGAGAAGCTGGGTCGCCCGCACGCGGGGATCGGGCAGCGGAATTCTGCATTCTCCACCAGTGTGGCGGGGGTGAGGAATCACACACGATAACGAGACTGTTGACGTCAAGAAaaaccccggagggtggatttattcgTGCAGTATTGTGAGTTCGTGGTGTGGTGCTCCGTGTAGTGTTCCCGCTTAATCCTCGTGTGCCTTCCAAGTAGTGGGTCGGTGTGGTGCTCCGTGGATCGGCAGGACCGGTCACCCGCTGTCTTCTGGTAGGGAGGAGAGAGAACAACATTAGTTGTGGAGACTTCCTTGGAACTCACCAGAGTGTGCGTGAAAGGTGGCTTATAAAGGGCGGTGTCTGATGAGCTCCAGGTGTGACCGGTCTGCCGGTGATGCGTGGTGCAGGTGTGCACCCTttgtttccagggcgacgctgatgacgGCTCGGGACACGTGTCACaatatgtttaatacatattgTAGATAGGTTTTAACGGTGCAGGTATTTTCATACCGTCGGACATTCATTTAGCTTGTTCTGTGCTTTTAAAGCGTAATTAAATACCCTCAGGGACCCATTGCTCCGCATAAGGTGTTCCTCACATGTGCCGATTCATTCAAGGGTAGTTTACAACTTGAATGAAGTTGTAATACAAGTttacagttttgccaaagttctaccaacatgtgaactttgcaacaaggggaaataacacactggactttgtttacacaacagttaagagcgcatacaaagctgaaccccgcccccacctcgggtactcagaccacatctctgttatgctaatcccagcatacagaccacttctgaaactggccaaaccggttcacaaacagatcaaggtatggccagacaatgccacctcagcactgcaggactgcttccaggacacagactggaacatgtttaaagaggcggccacctacaacaaccacacagacctgcaggagtacactgaaactgtgactgcttacatccaaaagtgcactgatgatgtgacagtcaccaagaccatcaccacacgcgccaaccagaagccatggatgacagcagaggttcgtgggctgctaaagaccagagatgaagcattcagatcaggagataaagcagccctcaaaacagcaagagccaatctgtcccgcagcatcaaaaatgcaaaacggtcatacgctcaaaaaatcaacaatcacttcacagacagcagtgacacacggagcctgtggcaagctattcagaccatcacagactacaagcccccaccacaggcctgtgatgacgacacatccctcccagatacactcaaccacttttactcacggtttgaaatgctgaatgacacacctgcacaaaaactgcccacacctcccaacgaccaggcgctctgtctgtctccagccgacgtaaggaagtccctatctaggatcaacccacgcaaggctgcgggtcccgacaacatacctggccgtgtactgaaagactgcgctgcacagctgacagatgtcctaacagatatcttcaacacctcgctgagccagg
The sequence above is a segment of the Onychostoma macrolepis isolate SWU-2019 chromosome 22, ASM1243209v1, whole genome shotgun sequence genome. Coding sequences within it:
- the LOC131530477 gene encoding low affinity immunoglobulin gamma Fc region receptor II-c-like yields the protein MLLMSDFSASDPRAVLSVSPQTWLTEGDPVTLICEVNGSSTGWTFSWFTDTGSSDSRYRYDLLSDSSRGAGGNYTVSSAALKHTGVYVCRAKRGEPAYNTTISNKQPLWVTGVSPPVSLIVRPNRTQHFTSDSLSLSCEDQSNSTGWTVRRYTDSWEKLEDCSSSVSGSQTGSTCTISPTITHDTGVYWCESESGEKYHPVNITVHPDVILESPVHPVTEGETLTLRCLDRHTTPPNLRADFYKDGSLIQSQTTEMIISTVSKSHEGFYSCKHRERGESPKSWISVTASHSGSQISVLHTLSSVLAVSPYLLVTVVLIFKCCRMRAASVEEQEPAI